Proteins from one Pseudomonas sp. KBS0710 genomic window:
- a CDS encoding DUF4337 domain-containing protein, whose amino-acid sequence MSEAFEVPSPHEKHIEHTTEHAHGRGDNFASRIAVMTALMATLGAMLSYQAGSTESEAAMDKNNAAIIKTEAANQWNYYQAKSSRQNLAELATHIPGVDAAHYKDEIERYKGQKEEVRKQAEKLEATSKEWDQKSEEALHQHHRWAQAMTAIQIAISLAAITLLTRKEWLKRMSYTAGGVAMVLGSLAWLHL is encoded by the coding sequence ATGTCCGAAGCCTTCGAAGTCCCCAGCCCCCACGAAAAACACATTGAACACACCACCGAACATGCGCACGGGCGCGGTGATAATTTCGCCAGCCGCATCGCCGTAATGACCGCCTTGATGGCCACCCTGGGCGCCATGCTCAGCTACCAGGCCGGCTCCACCGAAAGCGAAGCGGCGATGGACAAGAACAACGCCGCCATCATCAAGACCGAAGCCGCCAACCAGTGGAACTACTACCAGGCCAAATCCAGCCGCCAGAACCTGGCGGAGCTGGCCACGCATATTCCGGGAGTGGATGCCGCGCATTACAAGGACGAGATCGAGCGCTACAAGGGCCAGAAGGAAGAGGTGCGCAAACAGGCCGAGAAGCTTGAGGCGACATCCAAGGAATGGGACCAGAAATCCGAAGAGGCGCTGCATCAGCATCACCGTTGGGCGCAGGCGATGACCGCGATTCAAATCGCAATTTCGTTGGCGGCGATTACGTTGCTGACGCGCAAGGAGTGGCTCAAACGTATGTCATACACCGCTGGAGGTGTGGCGATGGTGCTGGGTAGCCTGGCCTGGCTGCACCTCTGA
- a CDS encoding LysR family transcriptional regulator, with translation MASTIGWELYRSFLGVLKEGSLSGAARQLGITQPTVGRHIAALEAELGVVLFTRSPGGLLPTAVAHTLRAHAETMERTAAALERAASAHGEEVRGVVRVSASEVVGVEVLPPIITQLRRQHPRLRVELVLTNRLSDLLQLEADIAVRMVRPSQEQLLAQRIGLIEVGLHARDDYLQQQGMPLHMEDLAGHSVIGFDQQNAFIRSLAIKGFERSAFALSSDSDLAQLALIRAGAGIGGCQVQLAKRDPRLRRVLPDGFALKLDTWVTMHEDLRNSPRCRVTFDALVQGLQRYVQD, from the coding sequence ATGGCATCGACAATTGGATGGGAGCTTTACCGATCATTCCTTGGCGTACTCAAGGAGGGGTCTTTATCGGGTGCCGCGCGGCAGCTCGGTATCACGCAGCCTACGGTGGGCCGGCATATCGCTGCGCTGGAAGCAGAGCTGGGCGTGGTGCTGTTTACCCGCTCGCCTGGCGGGTTGCTGCCGACGGCGGTTGCCCACACCTTGCGCGCCCATGCCGAAACCATGGAGCGTACCGCCGCCGCCCTGGAGCGCGCCGCGTCTGCCCACGGCGAGGAAGTGCGCGGCGTGGTGCGCGTATCCGCCAGCGAAGTGGTCGGCGTGGAAGTGCTGCCGCCGATCATCACCCAGCTGCGCCGCCAACACCCACGCCTGCGGGTTGAACTGGTGCTGACCAACCGCCTCAGCGACCTGCTGCAACTGGAAGCCGACATCGCCGTGCGCATGGTCCGCCCCAGCCAGGAGCAACTGCTGGCGCAGCGCATTGGCCTGATCGAAGTGGGCCTGCACGCTCGCGACGACTACCTGCAACAGCAAGGCATGCCGTTACACATGGAGGATCTGGCGGGCCATTCGGTGATCGGTTTCGACCAGCAAAACGCGTTTATCCGCAGCCTGGCCATCAAGGGCTTTGAACGCAGCGCCTTCGCCCTCAGCAGCGACAGCGACCTGGCGCAATTGGCGCTGATCCGCGCCGGTGCCGGTATCGGCGGTTGCCAGGTGCAACTGGCCAAGCGCGACCCGCGTTTGCGGCGGGTACTGCCCGATGGCTTTGCGCTCAAATTGGACACCTGGGTGACCATGCACGAGGACCTGCGCAACAGCCCGCGCTGCCGCGTGACATTCGACGCGCTGGTGCAAGGTTTGCAGCGTTACGTACAGGATTGA
- a CDS encoding NAD-dependent epimerase/dehydratase family protein, with protein sequence MSKVLVLGATGGIGGEVARQLHASGWEVCALTRDVGKARRANADFSWIEGDALNRDEVRAAARGCAVIVHAVNPPGYRNWAELVMPMIDNSIAAAIAEGATIVLPGTVYNFGPDVFPVLYEDSPQHPRTRKGAIRVQLEQRLEQASRRGARVLILRAGDFFGARVANNWFAQGLIKPGKPVHAVSYPGAPGVAHQWAYLPDVARTMVELLERRSTLEAFARFHMAGHMDTDGTQMTQAIQQVVLRSTGQQPRVGRFPWWLLKMAAPFVVTLREMQEMRYLWQTPLRLDNTRLVATLGHEPHTPLEQAVEATLLGLGCLPDAV encoded by the coding sequence ATGAGCAAGGTTCTGGTGCTGGGTGCAACCGGCGGGATCGGCGGTGAAGTGGCGCGGCAACTGCACGCGTCAGGCTGGGAGGTGTGTGCGCTGACGCGGGATGTGGGCAAGGCCCGCCGCGCGAATGCCGACTTTTCCTGGATCGAGGGCGATGCGCTCAATCGTGATGAGGTACGCGCTGCCGCCCGTGGTTGTGCGGTGATCGTGCATGCCGTCAACCCACCGGGTTATCGCAATTGGGCTGAGCTGGTCATGCCGATGATCGATAACAGCATTGCGGCGGCCATCGCCGAGGGCGCGACGATTGTGTTGCCGGGCACGGTCTACAACTTCGGGCCGGATGTGTTTCCGGTGCTGTATGAAGATTCGCCGCAGCACCCGCGAACGCGCAAGGGGGCTATCCGCGTCCAACTGGAGCAGCGTCTGGAACAGGCCTCCCGCCGTGGCGCCCGTGTGCTGATTCTGCGCGCCGGGGATTTTTTCGGCGCTCGGGTGGCCAACAACTGGTTTGCCCAAGGCTTGATCAAACCCGGCAAACCGGTACACGCCGTGAGCTATCCGGGCGCACCGGGTGTGGCGCATCAATGGGCTTATTTGCCGGACGTGGCGCGCACCATGGTCGAACTGCTTGAACGCCGGTCAACCCTGGAAGCTTTTGCGCGCTTTCACATGGCCGGGCATATGGACACGGACGGCACTCAGATGACCCAGGCGATCCAGCAGGTGGTGCTGCGCAGTACAGGCCAGCAACCACGCGTAGGTCGTTTCCCATGGTGGTTGCTGAAAATGGCTGCGCCCTTTGTCGTCACTCTTCGCGAGATGCAGGAGATGCGTTACCTGTGGCAAACCCCGTTGCGTCTGGACAACACGCGCTTGGTCGCGACTTTGGGGCACGAGCCGCATACCCCGCTGGAACAGGCGGTGGAAGCTACATTGCTCGGTCTGGGTTGTTTGCCTGACGCCGTCTGA
- a CDS encoding DUF2784 domain-containing protein: MLYRIAADSLVLFHLCFILFVLFGGLLALKWRPVMWLHLPAAAWGVAVEVFHLPCPLTRWENLLRHLAGQDGYGGGFIEHYILTLIYPAGLTPEIQLGLGAMVLLVNIAVYVRLIRRRQANNPDRAM, translated from the coding sequence ATGCTCTATCGCATTGCTGCCGACAGCCTGGTGCTGTTCCACCTGTGTTTTATCCTGTTCGTGCTGTTCGGCGGGTTGCTGGCGCTCAAGTGGCGGCCAGTGATGTGGCTGCATCTGCCCGCCGCAGCCTGGGGCGTGGCGGTGGAAGTGTTCCACCTGCCCTGCCCGCTGACACGCTGGGAAAACCTGCTGCGTCACCTCGCCGGGCAGGACGGTTATGGCGGCGGTTTTATCGAGCATTACATTCTTACGCTGATCTACCCGGCCGGGCTGACCCCAGAGATTCAATTAGGGCTGGGTGCCATGGTGCTGCTGGTCAATATCGCGGTGTATGTGCGTTTGATCAGACGGCGTCAGGCAAACAACCCAGACCGAGCAATGTAG
- a CDS encoding LysR family transcriptional regulator, which translates to MDTPDFQQLRLFLQVARTKSFTQAADAVSLSVSTVSQRVGALEKQLGVRLLNRTTRSVSLTEAGTQLLEKITPLLEELETSLHSVAAATVEASGTLRLNVPSTASRMVLQPLLQGFLRQHPGINLEVAVDNALVDIVAQGFDAGIRYDHVLAEDMVVIPVARQLRFVIVATPGYLHGRTLPTHPHDLLEHECVNYRSAQTGLMHRWDFEKDGKPMRVTVKGRLATNDIELMIRGALDGFGFAYVARSSVEPYLHTGELVEVLGDWITHSALYLYYFNRSNTPKKLRVFIDYLQAQLQP; encoded by the coding sequence ATGGACACGCCTGATTTTCAACAATTGCGCCTGTTCCTGCAGGTCGCCCGCACCAAGAGCTTTACCCAGGCGGCCGATGCGGTGAGCCTGTCGGTCTCCACCGTGAGCCAGCGCGTTGGCGCACTGGAAAAACAGCTCGGCGTGCGCCTGCTCAATCGCACCACCCGTAGCGTCAGCCTGACCGAAGCCGGTACGCAATTGCTGGAAAAAATCACGCCACTGCTCGAAGAACTGGAAACCAGCTTGCACAGTGTCGCCGCCGCCACGGTCGAGGCCAGCGGCACCTTGCGCCTGAACGTGCCTTCTACTGCCAGCCGGATGGTGCTGCAGCCGCTGCTTCAAGGGTTTCTGCGCCAGCATCCGGGGATCAACCTGGAAGTGGCCGTGGATAACGCCTTGGTGGACATCGTCGCCCAGGGCTTTGACGCAGGCATCCGCTACGACCACGTGCTGGCCGAAGACATGGTGGTGATCCCGGTGGCCCGGCAACTGCGCTTCGTGATCGTCGCAACGCCAGGTTATTTACACGGGCGCACACTGCCCACTCACCCTCATGACTTGCTTGAGCATGAGTGCGTCAACTACCGCAGCGCACAGACCGGCCTGATGCACCGCTGGGACTTTGAAAAAGACGGCAAACCGATGCGGGTCACTGTGAAGGGCCGGCTGGCCACCAATGACATCGAATTGATGATTCGCGGCGCGCTCGACGGCTTCGGCTTTGCCTACGTGGCGCGCTCCAGTGTCGAGCCCTACTTGCACACTGGCGAATTGGTAGAAGTATTGGGCGACTGGATTACACACAGCGCGTTGTATCTGTATTACTTCAACCGCAGTAACACGCCAAAAAAACTGCGGGTGTTTATCGACTACCTGCAAGCTCAACTCCAGCCCTGA
- a CDS encoding oxidoreductase produces MTDSTAKPVWFITGCSTGFGRQLAVHTLSLGYPTVVTARNPQQVEDIVAGHEDIALVLALDVTDQAQVNAAVQAAQARFGHIDVLVNNAGIGYFGAFEESDLNEVRRMFEINVWGLSAMTRAVLPGMRARRSGSVVNISSVGGIAAFPSLSFYNATKFAVEGLSEALAQEVAPLGIKVLLVEPGPFRTDWAGRSANEAPQAIDDYRDTAAARTSRVRSYSGKQPGDPVRAALAIVKAVEAEHPPLRLLLGKAALGFARTKVEALSADFDAWAEVTEGADFPE; encoded by the coding sequence ATGACCGATTCAACTGCAAAACCTGTTTGGTTTATCACCGGTTGCTCCACCGGTTTTGGTCGCCAATTGGCGGTGCACACCTTGAGTCTCGGCTACCCGACGGTGGTCACTGCGCGCAACCCGCAGCAGGTGGAAGATATTGTTGCGGGCCATGAAGACATCGCCCTGGTGCTGGCGCTGGACGTGACCGATCAGGCCCAGGTCAATGCAGCGGTGCAGGCCGCGCAAGCCCGTTTCGGGCATATCGATGTGCTGGTCAACAACGCCGGTATCGGCTACTTCGGCGCGTTTGAAGAAAGCGACCTGAACGAAGTGCGCCGCATGTTCGAGATCAATGTGTGGGGCCTCAGCGCCATGACCCGCGCCGTGCTGCCGGGCATGCGCGCACGTCGCTCGGGCAGTGTGGTGAACATTTCGTCGGTGGGCGGGATTGCCGCGTTCCCGTCCTTGAGTTTCTACAACGCCACCAAGTTTGCGGTGGAGGGTTTGTCCGAAGCGCTGGCCCAGGAAGTCGCGCCGCTGGGCATCAAGGTGTTGCTGGTCGAGCCAGGCCCGTTCCGCACCGACTGGGCCGGGCGTTCGGCCAATGAAGCACCGCAGGCTATCGACGATTATCGCGACACAGCGGCAGCCCGTACCAGCCGAGTACGTAGCTACAGCGGCAAGCAACCGGGCGATCCGGTGCGTGCAGCGTTGGCCATCGTCAAGGCCGTGGAAGCCGAGCACCCGCCATTGCGCTTGCTATTGGGCAAGGCCGCGCTGGGCTTTGCACGTACCAAAGTCGAGGCGTTGAGTGCTGATTTTGACGCATGGGCCGAGGTGACCGAGGGGGCGGATTTCCCTGAATAG
- a CDS encoding HAD-IA family hydrolase — protein MNVPRAAVGPIKAVIFDMDGLLLDTEGIYTEVTQIIAERYGRTYDWGIKQHIIGRGAQDLADYVVKALNLPITPAEFLLIREPLMSERFPKALGMPGAEALVRHLKAHNIPIAVGTSSSRNSFGHKTTLHREWFGLFGTIVTADDPEVGAAKPAPDIFLTAARRLGVAPEDCLVFEDSPFGVTAAKAAHMTAIAVPDEAMADSKYQHADQIIRKLADFDLAAYGLPPMS, from the coding sequence ATGAATGTACCGCGTGCTGCAGTCGGTCCGATCAAGGCCGTGATTTTCGATATGGACGGGTTGTTGCTGGACACTGAAGGCATCTACACCGAAGTCACACAGATCATCGCCGAACGCTACGGCCGCACCTACGACTGGGGCATCAAGCAGCACATCATCGGCCGAGGCGCCCAGGACCTGGCTGACTATGTGGTGAAGGCGCTGAACTTGCCGATCACGCCGGCGGAGTTTCTGTTGATTCGCGAACCGCTGATGAGCGAGCGTTTCCCCAAAGCCTTGGGCATGCCCGGTGCCGAAGCGCTGGTGCGGCACTTGAAGGCGCACAACATCCCGATTGCCGTGGGTACCAGTTCGTCGCGCAATTCGTTTGGCCACAAGACCACCTTGCACCGTGAGTGGTTTGGCTTGTTCGGCACTATCGTCACGGCCGATGACCCTGAAGTGGGGGCCGCCAAACCCGCGCCGGATATCTTCCTCACCGCCGCACGCCGCTTGGGTGTTGCGCCCGAGGATTGCCTGGTGTTCGAAGACTCGCCATTTGGCGTGACCGCCGCCAAGGCCGCCCACATGACTGCCATCGCCGTGCCTGATGAAGCCATGGCCGACAGCAAGTACCAGCATGCCGACCAGATCATCCGCAAGCTGGCGGACTTTGACCTGGCGGCCTACGGCTTGCCACCGATGTCCTGA
- a CDS encoding 3-oxoacyl-ACP reductase family protein, whose protein sequence is MTTHTLSGKVALIQGGSRGIGAAIVKRLAAQGAAVAFTYVSSAAKAEALQNSVISAGGKALAIQADSADATAIRDAVNATVEAFGRLDILVNNAGVLAIAPLEDFKLEDFDQTLAINVRSVFIATQEAAKHMGEGGRVINIGSTNAERMPFGGGGPYAMSKAALVGLTKGLARDLGPRGITINNVQPGPVDTDMNPADSEFAESLIGLMAVGRYGQVEEIASFVAYLAGPEAGYITGASLTIDGGFSA, encoded by the coding sequence ATGACCACACACACCCTCAGCGGCAAAGTTGCATTGATCCAGGGCGGCTCCCGCGGCATTGGCGCTGCCATCGTCAAGCGCCTGGCAGCGCAAGGCGCGGCCGTCGCCTTTACCTATGTCAGCTCCGCCGCCAAGGCCGAGGCACTGCAAAACAGCGTGATCAGCGCAGGCGGCAAAGCCTTGGCCATTCAGGCCGACAGTGCAGATGCCACGGCGATTCGCGACGCCGTCAACGCCACCGTCGAAGCCTTTGGGCGCCTGGATATCCTGGTGAACAACGCCGGCGTGCTGGCCATCGCGCCACTGGAAGACTTCAAGCTGGAAGACTTCGACCAGACCCTGGCAATCAACGTGCGCAGCGTGTTTATCGCTACCCAGGAAGCGGCCAAACATATGGGCGAAGGCGGCCGCGTGATCAATATCGGCAGCACCAATGCCGAGCGCATGCCGTTTGGCGGTGGCGGACCGTATGCGATGAGCAAGGCAGCGCTGGTGGGGCTGACCAAGGGCTTGGCACGGGATCTGGGACCGCGCGGCATCACCATCAACAATGTGCAGCCAGGGCCGGTTGATACCGATATGAACCCGGCAGATAGCGAATTTGCCGAGAGTTTGATTGGCTTGATGGCGGTTGGGCGGTATGGGCAGGTCGAGGAAATTGCCAGTTTCGTGGCGTATCTGGCAGGGCCGGAAGCCGGCTACATCACGGGTGCAAGCCTGACCATCGATGGTGGTTTCAGCGCATAA
- a CDS encoding LysR family transcriptional regulator: MESFGSIECFVRSAEGGSFAEAARHLSLTPAAVGKSVAKLEARLGVRLFQRSTRRLTLTEAGKLFLEEVSASLTTIQNAVANLASAEGRPVGTLKVSMGTVVGCLYIVPLLGEFLKRFPDISPDWHFDNRQVDLIGQGFDAALGGGFELPQGVVARKLAPAHRVLVASPDYLATRARVLQPEDLEHCDGILIRSPQTGRVRSWQLTGRHGAHGPLNLKARMTMSDSQAACVAADQALGIALVSMPFAVPWLASGKLVRVLPDWYVDDGNISIYYAEHKLLPGKTRAFVDFIIEQFAEQKLGQAFSAI; encoded by the coding sequence ATGGAGAGCTTTGGCAGTATCGAATGTTTCGTGCGCAGCGCCGAAGGTGGCAGCTTTGCCGAAGCGGCCCGACACCTGAGTTTGACCCCGGCGGCAGTCGGTAAAAGCGTCGCCAAGCTGGAAGCGCGCCTCGGGGTCCGGCTGTTTCAGCGCAGCACCCGGCGGCTGACGCTGACCGAAGCCGGCAAGCTGTTCCTCGAAGAAGTCAGCGCCAGCCTCACCACCATCCAGAATGCCGTGGCCAACCTTGCCAGCGCCGAAGGGCGGCCGGTGGGAACCTTGAAAGTCAGCATGGGCACGGTGGTCGGCTGTTTATACATCGTGCCGTTGTTGGGGGAGTTTCTAAAACGCTTCCCCGATATCAGCCCCGACTGGCATTTTGACAATCGCCAGGTCGACCTGATTGGCCAGGGCTTCGACGCCGCACTGGGCGGCGGTTTTGAACTGCCTCAGGGCGTGGTCGCGCGTAAACTCGCGCCGGCGCATCGTGTGCTGGTGGCCTCACCTGATTATCTGGCGACACGTGCGAGGGTATTGCAGCCTGAAGACCTTGAGCACTGCGATGGCATCCTGATCCGCTCGCCACAAACCGGCCGAGTGCGCTCCTGGCAACTGACCGGCCGCCACGGTGCGCATGGCCCGTTGAACCTTAAGGCCCGCATGACGATGAGCGATTCCCAGGCGGCCTGCGTCGCGGCAGACCAGGCGTTGGGCATTGCACTGGTGAGCATGCCGTTTGCCGTGCCTTGGCTGGCCAGCGGCAAGTTGGTGCGCGTACTGCCCGATTGGTACGTCGACGACGGCAACATCTCCATTTACTACGCCGAACACAAACTGCTGCCCGGCAAGACCCGGGCGTTTGTGGACTTCATCATCGAGCAGTTTGCCGAGCAGAAACTGGGGCAAGCATTCAGCGCGATTTGA
- a CDS encoding aspartate/glutamate racemase family protein — translation MRILVVNVNTTASITDTIAQQARAVASPGTEIVGLTPFFGAESVEGNFESYLAAIAVMDRVMAYDQPFDAVIQAGYGEHGREGLQELLNVPVVDITEAAASTAMFLGHAYSVVTTLDRTVPLIEDRLKLAGLYQRCASVRASGMAVLELEEDPLAAMQAIVREAELAIRDDKAEVICLGCGGMAGLDEQIRQRTGVPVVDGVTAAVTIAESLVRLGLSTSKIRTYATPRPKKVIGWPGR, via the coding sequence ATGCGCATCCTCGTGGTCAACGTCAACACCACCGCCTCCATCACCGACACCATCGCCCAGCAGGCGCGGGCCGTGGCGTCACCGGGCACCGAGATTGTCGGGCTCACCCCGTTCTTCGGTGCGGAATCAGTGGAGGGCAACTTTGAAAGCTACCTGGCCGCCATCGCGGTGATGGACCGGGTGATGGCCTACGACCAGCCGTTTGATGCGGTGATCCAGGCCGGCTATGGCGAACATGGCCGTGAAGGTCTGCAGGAATTGCTCAACGTGCCAGTGGTGGACATTACCGAGGCGGCGGCCAGTACGGCGATGTTTCTGGGCCATGCCTACTCGGTGGTCACCACCCTGGACCGTACCGTACCGTTGATTGAAGACCGCCTGAAACTCGCAGGTCTGTATCAACGCTGCGCCTCGGTACGCGCCAGCGGCATGGCGGTACTGGAGCTGGAAGAAGACCCGCTGGCCGCCATGCAAGCCATTGTGCGCGAGGCGGAACTGGCCATCCGCGACGACAAGGCCGAAGTGATCTGCCTGGGCTGCGGCGGCATGGCCGGGCTGGATGAGCAGATTCGCCAGCGCACCGGCGTGCCGGTGGTGGATGGCGTGACGGCGGCGGTGACCATTGCCGAATCGCTGGTGCGCCTGGGGTTGTCGACGTCGAAGATCAGGACTTATGCGACGCCACGGCCGAAGAAAGTGATTGGTTGGCCAGGTCGGTAG
- a CDS encoding NCS1 family nucleobase:cation symporter-1 — MRTSLSNDIALDLPSSALNPEATSPGPLVLSPRLHNRDLAPTKAEGRRWGRYSIFALWTNDMHNIANYSFAIGLYALGLGGWQILLSLGIGAALVYFFMNLSGFMGQKTGVPFPVISRISFGIHGAQIPALIRAVIAIAWFGIQTYLASVVFRVLLSAIHPGFADYDHNSILGLSTLGWACFITIWFVQLAILAYGMEMVRRYEAFAGPVILVTVAALAGWMYFQVGGNIAWSIREPLSGGEMWRNIFAGGALWLSIYGTLILNFCDFARSSPCRKTILVGNFWGLPVNILVFAAITVLLCGGQFQLNGRVIESPTEIIAAIPNTFFLVLGCLAFLIVTVAVNIMANFVAPAFVLSNLAPKYLNFRRAGLISATVAVLILPWNLYNSPLVIVYFLSGLGALLGPLYGVIMVDYWLIRKSQVDVLQLYSEDPNGAYYYSRGVNLRAVAAFIPAAVIAILLALLPGFASVAPFSWLFGAGIAGLLYLLIAKRHAFYADVSGESIAVDNVSH; from the coding sequence ATGCGTACAAGCCTCTCGAATGACATCGCACTGGATCTGCCCTCCTCCGCCCTGAACCCCGAGGCCACAAGCCCTGGCCCATTGGTGCTCAGCCCACGCTTGCACAACAGGGACCTGGCACCCACCAAAGCCGAAGGCCGACGCTGGGGGCGCTACAGTATTTTCGCGTTGTGGACCAACGACATGCACAACATCGCCAACTATTCGTTTGCCATCGGCCTGTATGCGCTGGGCCTTGGTGGCTGGCAGATTCTGCTGTCCCTGGGGATTGGCGCGGCGCTGGTGTACTTCTTTATGAACCTGTCGGGGTTTATGGGCCAGAAGACCGGGGTGCCGTTCCCGGTGATCAGCCGTATCAGTTTCGGCATTCACGGTGCGCAGATTCCGGCGTTGATCCGCGCAGTGATCGCGATTGCCTGGTTTGGTATCCAGACCTACCTGGCCTCGGTAGTTTTCCGTGTGTTGCTGTCGGCGATTCATCCAGGGTTTGCCGACTATGACCATAACTCGATTCTCGGCCTGTCGACCTTGGGCTGGGCGTGTTTCATCACGATCTGGTTTGTGCAGTTGGCGATCCTGGCGTACGGCATGGAAATGGTGCGCCGCTATGAAGCTTTCGCAGGGCCGGTGATTCTGGTGACCGTGGCTGCGCTGGCCGGCTGGATGTACTTCCAGGTTGGCGGCAATATTGCCTGGTCGATCCGCGAGCCTTTGAGCGGCGGCGAGATGTGGCGCAACATCTTTGCCGGTGGCGCGCTGTGGCTGAGTATCTACGGCACGCTGATCCTCAACTTCTGCGACTTCGCACGCTCCTCGCCGTGCCGCAAGACCATCCTGGTCGGCAATTTCTGGGGGCTGCCGGTGAATATCCTGGTGTTTGCCGCGATCACCGTATTGCTCTGCGGCGGGCAGTTCCAACTCAATGGCAGGGTAATTGAAAGCCCGACCGAAATCATCGCGGCGATCCCCAATACCTTCTTCCTCGTGCTCGGCTGCCTGGCGTTCCTGATCGTCACCGTGGCGGTGAACATCATGGCCAACTTTGTCGCACCGGCCTTTGTGCTGAGCAACCTGGCGCCCAAGTACCTGAACTTCCGGCGTGCCGGGCTGATCAGCGCCACCGTGGCGGTGCTGATCCTGCCGTGGAACCTCTACAACAGCCCGCTGGTGATCGTGTATTTCCTTTCCGGGTTGGGCGCACTGCTGGGGCCGTTGTATGGCGTGATCATGGTTGATTACTGGCTGATCCGTAAAAGCCAGGTGGATGTATTGCAGCTGTATAGCGAAGACCCGAATGGCGCTTATTACTACAGCCGTGGGGTCAATTTACGCGCGGTGGCGGCGTTTATTCCTGCGGCGGTCATCGCGATTCTGCTGGCGCTGTTGCCCGGTTTTGCCAGCGTCGCACCGTTTTCCTGGCTGTTTGGCGCCGGTATTGCAGGGTTGTTGTACTTGCTGATCGCCAAGCGCCACGCGTTCTACGCCGATGTCAGCGGCGAAAGTATTGCAGTCGATAACGTCAGTCATTAA
- a CDS encoding phosphoadenylyl-sulfate reductase, whose protein sequence is MNQAFDVAELAATYANKSAQDILKLAFSQFGDDLWISFSGAEDVVLVDMAWKLNKNVKVFSLDTGRLHPETYRFIEQVRDFYKIDIELISPDQSKLEPFVKEKGLFSFYKDGHGECCGVRKIEPLRRKLSGVNAWATGQRRDQSPGTRSQVAALEIDTAFSTPERTLYKFNPLAQMTSEEVWGYIRMLELPYNSLHERGFISIGCEPCTRPVLPNQHEREGRWWWEEATQKECGLHAGNIISKA, encoded by the coding sequence ATGAACCAAGCCTTCGACGTCGCTGAACTCGCCGCGACTTATGCCAATAAATCCGCTCAGGACATTCTCAAGCTGGCATTCAGCCAGTTCGGTGATGACCTGTGGATTTCCTTCAGCGGTGCCGAGGATGTGGTGCTGGTCGATATGGCTTGGAAGCTGAACAAGAACGTCAAGGTGTTCAGCCTCGACACCGGCCGCCTGCACCCAGAGACCTACCGGTTTATCGAGCAGGTGCGCGACTTCTACAAAATCGACATCGAACTGATCTCGCCGGACCAGAGCAAGCTGGAACCCTTCGTCAAAGAGAAAGGCCTGTTCAGCTTCTATAAAGACGGCCATGGTGAATGCTGCGGCGTGCGCAAGATCGAACCGCTGCGCCGCAAACTGTCCGGTGTAAACGCCTGGGCCACCGGTCAACGCCGCGACCAGAGCCCCGGCACCCGCAGCCAGGTGGCGGCGCTGGAGATCGATACGGCGTTTTCGACTCCGGAACGTACGCTGTACAAATTCAACCCGCTGGCGCAGATGACCAGCGAGGAAGTCTGGGGTTACATCCGTATGCTGGAGCTGCCCTACAACAGCCTGCATGAGCGCGGTTTTATCAGCATCGGCTGCGAGCCCTGCACCCGCCCGGTATTGCCCAACCAACACGAGCGCGAAGGCCGCTGGTGGTGGGAGGAAGCCACGCAGAAAGAATGCGGGCTGCATGCTGGGAATATCATCAGCAAGGCTTGA